Proteins co-encoded in one Macellibacteroides fermentans genomic window:
- the rbfA gene encoding 30S ribosome-binding factor RbfA, with product MESTRLNKIGRLLQKELSDIFLLQTKAMSGTLVSVSVVRVSPDLGIARVYLSIFPSEKAPELLEAIKANTKAIRFDLGQRVHLQLRKIPELTFYIDDSLDYIEKIDNLLKK from the coding sequence ATGGAAAGTACAAGATTAAATAAAATTGGTCGTTTATTGCAGAAGGAATTAAGCGATATATTTCTGCTTCAGACAAAGGCTATGTCGGGCACTTTGGTATCCGTGAGTGTGGTGCGGGTAAGTCCTGATTTAGGCATTGCACGGGTATATTTAAGTATTTTTCCTTCGGAAAAAGCTCCCGAATTGCTGGAAGCAATCAAGGCTAACACCAAGGCTATCCGCTTTGATTTAGGTCAACGGGTGCATTTACAGTTGCGTAAAATACCCGAACTGACCTTTTATATCGATGATTCACTGGACTATATTGAAAAAATTGATAATTTGTTAAAGAAGTAA
- a CDS encoding FtsX-like permease family protein produces MNFPFYIARRYLFSKKSHNAINIISMVSVCGVVVATIALVCALSVYNGFNDLVSTLFSSFDPELKITPRTGKVFDPQDSRIEKVKKLPSLDVWCEVLEDNALVRYDNRQVVAVVKGVDKSFEQLASIDSVLVDGNFILQDDVVDYAIPGIGMASALGVNAGYLSPMEFYAPKRDEKVNLSNPATSFQVSYAYAGAVFCINQQVYDENYILVPISLTRELFKYETEVSSIEIKLHPSSNFSSDKDEITSILGKDFIVQDRFEQQEASYKMMQIEKWMTFLILSFILAIALFNVVGSLSMLMIEKQEDVKTLRNMGANDALISRIFLFEGWMIAGFGALIGILIGIILCLIQQEFGLLKLGQTTGAFIVDAYPVRVALSDVITVFITVVTIGFIAAWYPVHHLGKKWFVR; encoded by the coding sequence TTGAATTTTCCTTTTTACATAGCCAGAAGATACCTCTTTTCAAAGAAGTCTCACAATGCCATCAATATTATTTCGATGGTATCTGTTTGCGGTGTAGTAGTTGCAACCATTGCTTTAGTCTGCGCCCTGTCTGTGTATAATGGATTCAATGATCTGGTATCTACTTTATTCAGCAGCTTTGATCCTGAATTAAAGATCACTCCCCGAACAGGAAAGGTCTTCGATCCGCAAGACAGTCGGATTGAGAAGGTGAAAAAATTACCTTCATTAGACGTATGGTGTGAAGTCCTGGAAGATAATGCCTTGGTGCGTTATGATAACAGGCAGGTGGTTGCCGTTGTAAAGGGGGTTGATAAAAGTTTTGAGCAATTGGCGTCCATCGACAGTGTTTTGGTTGATGGTAATTTTATTTTACAGGATGATGTGGTTGATTATGCTATTCCAGGTATAGGGATGGCTTCAGCTCTTGGTGTAAATGCAGGTTATCTTTCGCCTATGGAGTTCTATGCACCCAAAAGAGATGAAAAAGTAAATCTGTCAAATCCTGCAACCTCATTTCAGGTTTCGTATGCATATGCCGGAGCAGTTTTCTGCATCAATCAACAAGTGTACGACGAAAATTATATTTTGGTGCCCATTTCTTTGACACGCGAACTATTTAAATACGAAACAGAAGTCTCCTCTATCGAGATTAAGCTGCATCCGTCTTCCAACTTTTCTTCCGATAAAGACGAAATCACATCCATTCTAGGAAAAGATTTCATTGTTCAAGACCGATTCGAACAGCAGGAAGCATCTTATAAAATGATGCAGATAGAAAAATGGATGACCTTCTTAATTCTAAGCTTCATTCTGGCAATTGCCCTTTTTAATGTGGTGGGTTCGTTGTCGATGCTTATGATCGAAAAACAGGAAGATGTAAAGACTTTACGCAATATGGGTGCTAACGACGCGCTCATCTCCCGGATATTTCTTTTCGAAGGCTGGATGATTGCTGGCTTTGGCGCATTGATAGGTATCTTGATCGGTATTATTCTTTGCCTGATTCAACAAGAATTCGGTTTGCTTAAACTGGGGCAGACTACAGGAGCCTTTATCGTTGATGCATATCCGGTACGGGTTGCATTAAGTGATGTAATTACTGTTTTTATTACGGTTGTTACTATAGGTTTTATAGCCGCATGGTATCCGGTACATCATCTGGGTAAGAAATGGTTTGTCAGATAA
- a CDS encoding O-methyltransferase: MQIIPKSKNALRRSILLYRRVRYRKGYGVHSPFVYNLITKVIEESGHFYLLDDIALTRLKLQYREELVSYPDKKKKGAIVQKTLGQLVQKRAISPKQGALLFKIVNYFKPVHILQIGTNMGLSTLYLTSYASGLQCIALESNPAFASVARETFKQARNPIDLREGDYTDLLPKALEDMEAVDFVYFNMQDDDICCSSLFNKCVEQTHQNSVFVFKGIKSSSKMRIAWKEICSHPKVTVTMDLYALGIVFFNDKLHKRNYITYY, from the coding sequence ATGCAGATCATACCAAAAAGCAAAAATGCCTTAAGGCGTAGTATTCTCCTCTATAGACGTGTCCGCTATCGAAAAGGATATGGTGTACATTCTCCGTTTGTTTACAATCTGATTACTAAAGTTATTGAAGAGTCAGGTCATTTCTATTTACTGGATGATATTGCGTTGACACGTTTAAAACTTCAGTACAGAGAGGAGCTGGTCTCTTATCCTGATAAGAAAAAAAAGGGGGCGATTGTCCAAAAGACCCTCGGACAGCTGGTTCAGAAAAGGGCTATTTCTCCTAAACAGGGTGCATTGTTGTTCAAAATCGTCAATTACTTCAAACCGGTTCATATTTTACAGATAGGGACCAATATGGGGCTGTCCACTCTTTACCTCACTTCTTACGCTTCCGGGTTACAGTGTATTGCATTAGAGAGTAATCCGGCTTTTGCATCTGTTGCACGTGAGACCTTTAAACAGGCCCGGAATCCGATTGATCTGAGAGAAGGCGATTATACCGATCTGCTACCCAAGGCCCTTGAAGATATGGAAGCTGTGGATTTTGTTTATTTTAATATGCAGGATGATGATATTTGTTGTTCCTCGTTGTTTAATAAATGTGTGGAGCAGACTCATCAAAATTCAGTCTTTGTTTTTAAAGGGATTAAATCGTCTTCCAAGATGAGAATTGCCTGGAAAGAAATCTGTTCGCATCCGAAAGTTACAGTCACTATGGACCTGTATGCTTTGGGTATAGTTTTTTTTAATGACAAGCTGCATAAACGTAATTATATAACCTACTATTGA
- a CDS encoding cob(I)yrinic acid a,c-diamide adenosyltransferase, with translation MATKKSLIYTGTGDKGTTSLVGGERVSKTHQRLESYGTIDELNSFIGLLVTSLEDQLDKDFLYFIQHKLFSVGSYLATDQQSTELKIESRITPESIVRIENEIDRLDAGIPVMRNFVLPGGCRSASLAHVCRTVCRRAERQIYKLTETDPVEEPVLIFVNRLSDYLFVLARKECIINDGKEIIWDYTCI, from the coding sequence ATGGCAACTAAAAAAAGTTTGATATATACTGGAACAGGAGATAAAGGAACTACCTCTCTGGTGGGTGGCGAACGTGTTTCTAAAACGCATCAGCGACTGGAAAGTTATGGCACAATAGACGAACTGAATTCTTTTATCGGTTTGTTGGTTACTTCACTGGAGGATCAGCTGGATAAAGATTTTCTATATTTTATTCAGCATAAATTATTTAGTGTAGGTTCTTATCTGGCAACCGACCAGCAAAGTACAGAGTTGAAAATAGAAAGCCGTATTACCCCTGAAAGTATCGTCCGGATTGAAAATGAAATCGATCGGTTGGATGCAGGAATACCGGTTATGCGAAACTTTGTTCTTCCGGGAGGATGCCGTTCCGCCTCTTTGGCACATGTATGCCGGACTGTTTGCAGAAGGGCTGAAAGACAGATATACAAATTAACAGAAACTGACCCGGTAGAGGAGCCGGTTTTGATTTTTGTGAACCGTTTATCCGACTATTTGTTCGTTTTAGCACGAAAAGAGTGTATAATTAACGATGGAAAAGAAATAATTTGGGATTATACTTGCATCTAA
- a CDS encoding DUF2795 domain-containing protein — protein sequence MYWTLELASKLEDAPWPATKDELIDYAQRSGAPLEVIENLQEMEDEGEIYECMEDIWPDYPSKEDFFFNEEEY from the coding sequence ATGTATTGGACATTGGAACTAGCTTCAAAACTAGAAGACGCACCCTGGCCTGCAACAAAGGACGAGTTGATTGATTATGCACAGCGTTCTGGTGCGCCGTTGGAAGTAATTGAGAATTTGCAAGAAATGGAAGATGAAGGCGAAATCTATGAATGCATGGAGGATATCTGGCCTGATTATCCAAGTAAAGAGGATTTCTTCTTTAATGAGGAAGAGTATTAA
- a CDS encoding PorP/SprF family type IX secretion system membrane protein, translating to MHKVRMRRLFLQLIILLGGMNVAFGQYDAQFSQYWMAMGYYNPAVAGNTDNINLFALHRQQWIGIEGAPKSFFVSADMPLTFGKTTHGVGVVGFTETIGLFQNTHVSAQYAYKKKLFGGILSIGIQAGMVNQSFDGTKVDIPESEFHTGTDEGIPNTKVEAMVLDLNAGIYYSHKDFYAGIASTHISEPELALTENVYSYIGRAYNLTGGYNIQLRNPLYELQPSVFMKTDMQSFQTDITARLVYNKMFNGGLSWRVNESVVLSIGALIGGFQVGYAYDFPTSAILKGSTGSHELMIRYKLKLTKTKTGKNKHKSVRIL from the coding sequence ATGCATAAAGTAAGAATGAGAAGGCTTTTTCTGCAATTAATCATATTGTTGGGTGGAATGAATGTCGCTTTTGGACAATACGATGCCCAATTCAGTCAGTATTGGATGGCGATGGGATACTATAATCCTGCCGTTGCCGGTAATACGGACAATATCAATCTATTTGCTTTGCACCGCCAGCAATGGATCGGTATTGAAGGAGCTCCCAAATCCTTTTTTGTTTCAGCCGATATGCCGTTAACTTTTGGTAAAACCACCCATGGGGTCGGGGTGGTGGGCTTTACAGAAACAATCGGTCTGTTTCAGAATACCCATGTTTCGGCTCAATATGCATATAAGAAAAAACTATTCGGAGGGATTCTCAGCATAGGTATACAGGCAGGCATGGTTAATCAAAGTTTCGACGGAACAAAGGTGGATATCCCTGAAAGTGAATTTCATACAGGTACGGATGAAGGAATACCCAATACCAAGGTTGAGGCCATGGTTCTTGATTTAAATGCAGGTATATATTACAGCCATAAAGACTTTTATGCAGGAATTGCATCGACACATATTTCCGAACCGGAACTGGCGCTTACTGAAAATGTCTACAGCTATATAGGCAGGGCGTATAATTTAACCGGAGGATACAATATTCAACTAAGGAACCCGTTGTATGAATTGCAACCGTCTGTATTCATGAAGACTGATATGCAATCGTTTCAGACTGATATTACGGCCCGGTTAGTTTATAATAAAATGTTTAATGGCGGACTATCCTGGCGGGTGAATGAATCGGTGGTCCTTTCAATTGGGGCTCTTATCGGTGGATTTCAGGTGGGGTATGCTTATGATTTCCCGACATCTGCCATATTGAAGGGAAGTACCGGCAGCCA